From the Oscillospiraceae bacterium genome, one window contains:
- a CDS encoding amidohydrolase — translation MSFEIIDFHTHPFLTEDENIANHRDFCGMGVENTREIFASLGVSKICGSVIHARKVGEDLESLKYTNDTALKLRDIYGDFYVPGFHIHPSFVDWSLKEMERMDNLGVKMIGELVPYYDGWSDYSDENFSILLDEAARRNMVVSYHSQGDEAMDEMVKKHKDVVFVAAHPGEYDTFMRQLERFKMSENFYLDISGTGVFRYGVLRRAIDTVGADRILFGSDFPTCSPAMFVGSVLLDPLLSDSEKEKIFSLNAKRILNIK, via the coding sequence ATGAGTTTTGAAATTATTGACTTTCACACACATCCGTTTTTGACGGAAGACGAAAATATAGCAAACCACCGCGATTTTTGCGGAATGGGAGTTGAAAACACCCGCGAAATATTCGCTTCGCTGGGAGTATCCAAAATATGCGGCTCGGTTATTCACGCAAGAAAAGTGGGCGAGGACCTTGAAAGTCTGAAGTACACCAACGATACCGCCCTGAAATTGCGTGATATTTACGGTGACTTCTACGTCCCCGGTTTTCATATACATCCGTCCTTTGTGGACTGGTCGCTCAAGGAAATGGAGCGTATGGATAATCTGGGTGTCAAGATGATAGGGGAATTGGTGCCATATTACGACGGCTGGAGTGATTATTCCGACGAGAATTTTTCAATTCTGCTGGACGAAGCGGCAAGACGCAATATGGTGGTAAGCTATCACAGTCAGGGCGACGAAGCTATGGACGAGATGGTGAAAAAGCATAAGGATGTGGTGTTTGTTGCCGCACATCCCGGAGAATATGACACCTTTATGCGTCAGCTTGAACGCTTTAAAATGAGCGAAAATTTCTATCTTGACATATCGGGAACAGGAGTTTTTCGCTATGGAGTTCTGCGCCGTGCCATTGATACCGTTGGTGCGGACAGAATACTTTTCGGCTCGGATTTTCCGACCTGCAGCCCGGCAATGTTTGTAGGCTCGGTTCTTCTCGATCCGCTTCTGAGTGACAGCGAAAAAGAAAAGATATTCTCGCTCAATGCAAAAAGAATACTCAATATAAAATAA
- a CDS encoding DEAD/DEAH box helicase codes for MNYREKAARVYNSFSPFIRDFIYRNEWDTIREVQIEAADVIFSTENNLLICSSTASGKTEAAFFPILSHMYDNPPSSVGVLYIAPLKALINDQFERLETLMEESGISVFHWHGDVPSAQKSKFLKKPTAVLQITPESLESMLINRKNDIPRLFGDLQYVVIDEIHTLMGFDRGSQVCCLIERLSALIGHSPRRIGLSATVGDTRLAAEWLSENTNRRCSVVNIKSSGIKWRLAMQHFYLQNENSDKPTSIDGDVADPGYDFVYKCARQKKSLVFSNSREETEIITATLRQIAESRNEDDIFYIHHGNLSAALRETAESVMKDDTKHAVTCATVTLELGVDIGRLERIINIGAPNTVSSFLQRIGRSGRRETPPEMIMVFREENALPNTPVYELIPWNFLQGIAIIQLYIEERWLEPPFRKSLPFSLLYHQTMSVLASSGELTPASLAQKVLSLAPFKDIEKEDYRDLLVHLIKNEHIQQTEEKGLIIGLKGEKIINSFKFYAVFKDSEDFTVRCKSEEIGTITTPPPVGERFALAGRVWEVEELEIQRKLIYVKAVKGKMAVSWPGDKGEIHTKILKRMKKILEEDTVYPYLKPEAIKRLEKARSVARNTGILETGLVCLGGVNYCLFPWLGTRSVRSLKRFIQYKCAAALGITALEYDSCYYITFKMERYDRESFVNYLNDTIARQGVTLSELVGQNELPVFEKYDEYIPRELLQKSYCTDKLCSEELIARVKELKNEIEKAKEN; via the coding sequence ATGAATTATCGTGAAAAAGCCGCACGAGTCTATAACTCCTTTTCTCCTTTTATTCGTGATTTCATATACCGAAATGAATGGGACACCATACGCGAGGTACAGATAGAAGCTGCAGATGTCATTTTTTCAACAGAAAACAATCTGCTCATATGCTCATCCACGGCTTCGGGAAAAACAGAAGCGGCATTTTTCCCCATTTTGTCCCATATGTATGACAATCCCCCATCGTCGGTGGGCGTTTTATACATTGCACCACTGAAGGCACTTATAAATGACCAATTCGAGCGCTTGGAAACGCTGATGGAAGAAAGCGGTATATCGGTATTTCACTGGCACGGAGATGTGCCCTCGGCACAAAAATCTAAATTTCTCAAAAAGCCGACAGCTGTTTTGCAGATAACTCCGGAATCGCTGGAAAGCATGTTGATAAACAGAAAAAACGATATTCCCCGCCTTTTCGGTGACTTGCAATATGTTGTCATTGACGAAATTCACACACTCATGGGCTTTGACAGAGGAAGCCAGGTATGCTGTCTTATTGAGCGTCTTTCTGCGCTCATCGGACATTCGCCCCGAAGAATAGGTTTATCCGCTACGGTGGGAGATACGCGTCTTGCTGCCGAATGGCTAAGTGAAAATACCAACCGCAGATGCTCTGTTGTGAATATCAAATCTTCGGGCATCAAATGGCGGCTCGCCATGCAACATTTTTACTTGCAAAACGAGAATTCAGACAAACCGACGTCAATCGACGGCGATGTTGCAGACCCAGGGTATGATTTTGTTTATAAATGCGCAAGACAGAAAAAAAGTCTTGTATTCTCAAATTCACGCGAAGAAACCGAAATAATAACTGCCACATTGCGACAGATAGCGGAAAGCAGAAATGAAGATGACATATTCTATATCCATCACGGAAATCTTTCCGCCGCTCTGCGCGAAACAGCAGAATCGGTTATGAAGGATGATACAAAGCATGCTGTGACATGTGCCACAGTAACGCTTGAATTGGGCGTGGATATAGGACGTTTGGAACGTATAATCAATATCGGTGCTCCAAATACGGTATCAAGCTTCCTTCAGCGCATCGGACGTTCGGGACGAAGAGAAACACCGCCCGAAATGATTATGGTGTTCCGCGAAGAAAATGCGCTGCCAAACACACCTGTTTATGAGCTTATCCCCTGGAATTTTCTGCAGGGAATCGCCATTATACAGCTTTATATTGAGGAGCGCTGGCTGGAGCCGCCCTTCAGAAAATCCTTACCCTTCAGCCTTTTATATCATCAGACAATGTCTGTTTTGGCCTCATCGGGAGAACTTACTCCTGCATCACTGGCACAAAAGGTTCTGTCTCTTGCTCCCTTCAAAGACATTGAGAAAGAAGACTACCGAGATTTACTGGTGCATCTGATAAAAAACGAGCACATTCAGCAGACCGAAGAAAAGGGTCTTATTATTGGACTCAAGGGCGAAAAGATAATAAACAGCTTTAAGTTTTATGCAGTGTTCAAAGACAGCGAGGATTTTACCGTACGATGCAAATCAGAGGAAATAGGCACCATAACCACACCTCCCCCCGTAGGCGAAAGATTTGCGCTTGCAGGCCGTGTATGGGAAGTGGAAGAGCTGGAAATCCAACGAAAGCTTATATATGTAAAAGCTGTAAAAGGAAAAATGGCGGTGTCATGGCCGGGTGACAAGGGTGAAATACACACAAAAATACTAAAACGAATGAAAAAAATACTTGAAGAGGATACCGTTTATCCTTACCTTAAGCCCGAAGCAATAAAACGACTGGAAAAAGCACGCTCTGTGGCTCGCAATACAGGTATCTTGGAAACGGGACTTGTGTGTCTGGGCGGCGTAAATTATTGTCTTTTTCCCTGGCTCGGAACACGATCTGTACGTTCGCTCAAGCGCTTTATTCAGTACAAATGCGCCGCTGCGCTGGGTATCACCGCCCTTGAATATGATTCCTGCTATTATATCACCTTCAAAATGGAGCGTTATGACCGGGAAAGCTTTGTAAACTATCTGAATGACACAATAGCGCGTCAAGGTGTAACACTATCCGAGTTGGTAGGACAGAACGAACTTCCCGTATTTGAAAAATACGACGAATATATACCGCGTGAGCTTCTTCAAAAGTCTTACTGCACCGACAAGCTTTGCAGTGAAGAGCTTATCGCGCGTGTAAAGGAACTTAAAAACGAAATTGAAAAAGCTAAGGAGAATTAA
- a CDS encoding PHP domain-containing protein, giving the protein MKKYLLPQSGRFYKANLHCHSTVSDGRWSPEEIKKRYMEKGYSIVAYTDHDVFILHNELTDKEFLALNGIEYGFNNGVLPKKLSKNCDIGMIALKHDTVIQPCWHRKKYMTPGCTLNFKPFVRFDESKPDFERIYTPECINRMIKEGVDSGFFVTYNHPTWSNEEYTDYINYNGMHAMEICNYGCVASGNDEHNTRIYEEMLKSGKRLLCTATDDNHNKYGEDDSFGGFTVIKAEKLEYETITNALLRGEYYSSEGPVIDELWYEDGMVHITFEPAKLVFTNKMTRNISKVSAPDGEFITEATFAVEDDDGYFRITVVGADGKRAYTNAYFLDDILEK; this is encoded by the coding sequence ATGAAAAAGTATTTGTTGCCTCAGAGCGGACGTTTTTACAAAGCAAACCTTCATTGTCATTCAACCGTTTCTGACGGCAGATGGTCGCCTGAGGAAATAAAAAAGCGATATATGGAGAAAGGTTATTCCATAGTTGCGTATACCGACCACGATGTGTTTATTCTGCATAACGAGCTTACTGATAAAGAATTCCTTGCACTCAACGGCATAGAGTATGGCTTCAACAACGGTGTTTTGCCTAAAAAGCTTTCAAAAAACTGCGATATCGGCATGATAGCATTAAAACATGATACGGTTATTCAGCCCTGCTGGCACAGAAAAAAATATATGACACCCGGCTGCACCCTTAATTTTAAACCGTTTGTAAGATTTGATGAATCAAAGCCGGATTTTGAAAGGATCTACACTCCCGAATGTATTAACCGCATGATAAAAGAGGGTGTAGACAGCGGATTTTTCGTTACCTATAACCATCCCACCTGGTCGAATGAGGAATACACCGATTATATTAATTACAACGGTATGCACGCTATGGAAATCTGCAATTACGGCTGTGTTGCGAGCGGCAATGATGAGCACAACACCCGTATTTATGAGGAAATGCTCAAATCGGGCAAAAGACTTTTGTGTACCGCTACGGATGATAACCACAACAAATACGGTGAAGATGACTCTTTCGGCGGATTCACTGTCATTAAAGCGGAAAAGCTTGAATATGAGACGATAACCAACGCACTTCTGCGTGGAGAGTATTATTCTTCCGAGGGGCCGGTTATAGACGAATTGTGGTACGAGGACGGAATGGTTCATATAACCTTTGAACCTGCTAAACTGGTGTTTACAAATAAAATGACACGCAATATTTCAAAAGTAAGTGCACCTGACGGAGAATTTATCACCGAGGCAACCTTTGCCGTGGAAGATGATGACGGGTATTTCCGTATAACTGTCGTTGGAGCCGACGGAAAACGCGCTTACACAAATGCATATTTTTTGGACGATATCCTCGAAAAATAA
- the pyk gene encoding pyruvate kinase, whose product MRKTKIVCTIGPASRNEKILKEMITSGMNVARLNFSHGSHEYHLETIELIKKVRSEMGVPLAIMLDTKGPEIRIKSFKNSVAKLEEGNLFTLYADERDGDENGVSVTYPSLASYIRGGETLLVDDGNIRLEALKPEGDDIVCRVITGGELSDKKGINIPCVNIDMPYLSERDKEDIRFGIENDVDFIAASFVRSAEDVKALRKFKDYHGGHDIRIISKIENMQGVENFDEILKNSDGIMVARGDMGVEVSFEKLPGLQKRFINRCYQAGKMAICATQMLESMISHPNPTRAEITDVANAVFDGTSAVMLSGETAMGNYPVLTVQVMARIAEQAESDAFEMGYYSGKKYDMDTDTTNAMCDAACTTARDINAKAIIALTKCGHTARRMSKFRPFEPIVAATPLEKTFHQLSLSWGVYPVVARYQQDSESLFRHAIDCAKQIDLVENGDIVVIAAGVPLDTTGSTNLLKVSVVGAKY is encoded by the coding sequence ATGCGTAAAACTAAAATTGTATGTACTATCGGTCCCGCAAGCCGTAATGAAAAAATTCTTAAAGAAATGATAACAAGCGGTATGAATGTTGCCCGCTTGAATTTTTCACACGGCTCGCATGAGTATCATTTAGAAACTATTGAGCTTATAAAAAAGGTGCGAAGCGAAATGGGTGTTCCGCTGGCTATTATGCTGGATACCAAGGGGCCCGAAATCAGAATAAAAAGCTTTAAAAATTCCGTAGCTAAGCTCGAAGAGGGAAATCTTTTCACATTATATGCCGACGAGCGCGACGGCGATGAAAACGGTGTGTCGGTAACTTATCCGTCGCTTGCTTCGTACATCAGGGGCGGAGAAACACTGCTGGTCGATGACGGAAATATCCGTCTTGAAGCTCTGAAACCCGAGGGCGACGATATTGTCTGTCGCGTTATAACAGGCGGTGAGCTGAGCGACAAAAAGGGTATAAATATCCCATGTGTCAATATTGATATGCCGTATCTTTCAGAACGCGACAAGGAAGATATACGCTTTGGTATAGAAAACGATGTGGACTTCATTGCCGCATCCTTTGTAAGAAGTGCGGAGGATGTAAAGGCGCTGAGAAAATTCAAGGATTATCACGGCGGACACGACATACGCATAATTTCAAAGATAGAGAATATGCAGGGCGTAGAAAATTTTGACGAAATACTTAAAAATTCCGACGGAATAATGGTTGCGCGCGGAGATATGGGTGTAGAGGTATCATTTGAAAAGCTTCCCGGGCTTCAGAAGCGTTTCATAAACCGTTGCTATCAGGCAGGAAAAATGGCTATATGTGCGACTCAGATGCTGGAATCGATGATAAGCCATCCCAACCCCACCAGAGCAGAAATAACCGACGTAGCCAATGCCGTATTCGACGGCACCTCCGCCGTCATGCTTTCGGGCGAAACCGCTATGGGAAATTATCCTGTACTCACGGTACAGGTCATGGCGCGTATTGCGGAGCAGGCTGAAAGCGATGCCTTTGAAATGGGATATTACTCCGGCAAAAAGTACGACATGGACACTGATACAACCAACGCTATGTGTGATGCTGCCTGCACTACTGCACGGGATATCAATGCAAAGGCTATAATCGCGCTGACAAAATGCGGTCATACCGCACGCAGAATGTCAAAATTCCGCCCTTTCGAACCGATTGTTGCCGCAACTCCGCTGGAAAAGACATTCCATCAGCTTTCATTGTCTTGGGGAGTTTATCCTGTTGTCGCACGTTATCAGCAAGACAGTGAAAGCCTGTTCAGACACGCAATAGACTGTGCAAAACAAATTGATCTGGTGGAAAACGGTGACATTGTAGTAATAGCTGCAGGTGTTCCGCTGGATACCACGGGAAGTACAAATCTGTTAAAAGTTTCTGTTGTGGGTGCAAAGTATTAA
- a CDS encoding sugar phosphate isomerase/epimerase, translating into MQISMEENNMRLGCSISAKDLHLIKVMKESGYDFVESRINQFYDMTDGELDAFCAELKKYDYKCEAVNCLFPKTMKVIGADADMKVVEDYLNTVIPRTAPLYGYEVVVFGSGLSRHISEDFPYEKGVEQTAYICSEFLVPLAKKYGFKVALEELNGGETNFMNYVTQAYDIAKLINKPEIGIVCDSFHIALTGEGYNVLETMGDKIVHAHTANPVEREYPKIGDGHRYELFIESMRKAGYDGRVTVESFIEDELEPRIRQSAQLFKQLL; encoded by the coding sequence ATGCAGATTTCGATGGAGGAAAATAATATGAGACTCGGATGTTCAATCTCGGCAAAGGATCTTCATCTTATAAAAGTAATGAAAGAATCGGGATATGATTTTGTCGAATCGCGTATCAATCAATTTTATGACATGACGGATGGCGAGCTTGATGCTTTTTGTGCGGAATTGAAAAAGTATGACTATAAATGTGAAGCGGTAAACTGCCTGTTCCCCAAGACAATGAAGGTTATCGGTGCAGATGCCGATATGAAGGTTGTTGAGGATTATCTGAATACGGTTATTCCGAGAACCGCTCCGCTTTACGGATATGAGGTTGTTGTTTTTGGCTCGGGACTGTCAAGACATATTTCCGAAGACTTCCCCTATGAAAAGGGCGTTGAGCAGACTGCATACATATGCTCCGAATTTCTTGTGCCGCTGGCAAAGAAGTATGGTTTCAAGGTTGCGCTTGAAGAACTGAACGGCGGTGAAACCAATTTTATGAACTATGTCACCCAGGCATATGATATCGCAAAGCTTATCAATAAACCCGAAATCGGAATAGTGTGTGACTCTTTCCATATCGCTCTCACCGGAGAGGGTTATAATGTTCTTGAGACTATGGGAGATAAGATTGTACACGCTCATACAGCCAACCCCGTTGAAAGAGAGTATCCTAAAATAGGAGACGGACACCGCTACGAGCTGTTTATCGAGTCTATGAGAAAAGCGGGCTATGATGGCAGAGTAACAGTGGAATCCTTTATAGAGGACGAACTGGAGCCCAGAATCAGACAAAGCGCACAGCTATTTAAACAGCTTTTGTGA
- a CDS encoding TIGR04086 family membrane protein, with product MNKQTAGNTPTALNFIVNCLTASLAASVIMTILLGISAVILNTFQNPESLYGMFSIVVYIITSVICGIIAKRKNSHSALLCGLISTIFLVLILLAVSSIIPGFEVSAPVWQPVILLIGAILGAFITK from the coding sequence TTGAACAAACAAACAGCCGGAAACACACCGACAGCATTAAACTTTATAGTCAACTGCCTTACCGCCTCGCTTGCAGCATCCGTAATAATGACGATACTTCTTGGTATAAGTGCGGTAATTCTCAACACATTTCAAAACCCTGAAAGTCTATACGGAATGTTTTCAATTGTCGTATACATCATAACTTCCGTGATTTGCGGTATTATAGCAAAGCGAAAAAACAGTCATTCGGCACTTCTGTGCGGACTTATAAGCACGATATTTCTGGTACTTATTCTGCTGGCAGTATCAAGTATAATTCCGGGTTTTGAAGTATCTGCACCTGTATGGCAGCCTGTAATACTCCTGATCGGTGCAATACTCGGAGCATTTATAACAAAATAA